A window of the Radiobacillus deserti genome harbors these coding sequences:
- a CDS encoding YfhH family protein: MERRYSELTVEELRQEVASFKEKAQKAEQLGNVSEYQIYQRKMQMAYAYLLNPGDYKSGETYELEGSPGQHFLIDYINGVFAWGHRINLLGQKVEKQEAVPISLLAKRIEK, encoded by the coding sequence TTGGAAAGAAGATATAGTGAATTAACCGTAGAAGAATTAAGACAAGAGGTAGCATCCTTTAAAGAAAAGGCACAAAAAGCAGAGCAACTTGGTAATGTAAGTGAATATCAAATTTACCAACGCAAAATGCAAATGGCGTATGCGTATTTGTTAAATCCAGGTGATTATAAGTCTGGAGAAACATATGAATTAGAAGGTAGTCCAGGCCAGCACTTCCTCATTGATTACATAAATGGAGTGTTCGCTTGGGGGCATCGCATTAATCTTCTAGGACAGAAAGTAGAAAAACAAGAAGCAGTTCCCATTTCACTATTAGCTAAAAGGATTGAAAAATAG
- a CDS encoding YpzG family protein has product MSKNPIFNNLYQDPFQSPRAKRKHASQQVNGETRKSQAEIITQRMSTTLYKR; this is encoded by the coding sequence ATGAGTAAAAATCCAATTTTTAATAACCTATATCAAGATCCATTTCAGTCTCCACGCGCGAAACGAAAGCATGCTTCCCAACAAGTGAATGGGGAAACGAGAAAGTCTCAAGCCGAGATTATTACCCAAAGAATGTCCACGACACTTTATAAAAGATAG
- the sspK gene encoding small acid-soluble spore protein K, protein MRNKKKGFPEMNMDGMPRARAKFSPMRANGTINTKPQQRMKQSSHRNSGGFEG, encoded by the coding sequence ATGCGTAATAAGAAAAAAGGATTTCCAGAAATGAATATGGACGGCATGCCACGTGCACGGGCTAAGTTTAGTCCAATGCGTGCAAATGGTACGATTAATACGAAGCCACAGCAACGTATGAAGCAGTCCTCACATCGCAATTCTGGGGGGTTTGAAGGATGA